A region of Streptomyces deccanensis DNA encodes the following proteins:
- a CDS encoding discoidin domain-containing protein — translation MPGITRRSTLRSAIAVALAPTLGSLVLPGLAATASAAVSWTAKWIWAPTSSTNQWVAFRRSFTLAATPTRAVTRIAADSKYWLRVNGTLVVFEGGLKRGPNRTDTYYDEIDLAPYLKSGGNTVALLVWYFGKQGFSHNSSGKGGLLFQSEIEVGANTTRLVSDTSWKHRVHPGYSHDTSGTQVNFRLPESNVHYDARAAAVMSGWRSPGFDDGAWTAPTDFGAAGAAPWNGLVERPIPQFRYSGLRAYANASSLPTSGRGSTPISATLPSNIQVTPFLKVDAPAGAVIGIQTDHYDDGAGLTGIEPGTQYNMRATYVCAGGVQEFESLGWMSGTAVRYTIPADVTILELKYRESGYDTDFAGSFSSSDAFLDTLWTKAARTMYVNMRDNYMDCPTRERAQWWGDVVNQLKEGFYTFDTRSHALGKKAIAQLAAWQKSGGQLYSPVPTTIWTAELPVQMLASVWSFWTYYLYTGDESAVTVAYPAVKKYLDLWTLDGDGLVNHRAGDWDWEDWGSNIDARVLDNCWYYLALDTAAKLADLSGNTGDVAGWKSRRDSVKANFDRVLWNASRNEYRSPGYTGDTDDRGNGLAVVAGLAPASRYKAVTEVLRTHLNASPYMEFYVLEALYLMGAATVAEERMRNRFAAQVTDPACHTLWELWDKAAGTDNHAWNGGPLYALSAYAAGVRPTAPGWSTYEVVPQTGTLTKIDTVVPTGKGDIRFGITRDGTRATLTLTSPSGTTARVGVPTYGGAQPVVKAGDTTVFTNGSSTGSVGGLAYDGKDASYVYFLLQPGAWTFTVTGAGRLDNLALARPVTSNNSLENGEWGRNRLTDGKLTGVTGARGYTSNDFPSADVGADPVWVEVDLGADTDLDAVRLFPRTDTPAAGGGTAGFPVDFTLQTRPDGSSTYTTVRAVTGQANPDGRVQTYGFRTTTARYVRLRATRLGTPATDESAKYRLQLAELTVPTAATTVTGNCTLENGDWGKTRILDGTLTSATGAKGFTSIDFASADVSDTPVWIEVDLGADRAIGTVTLHPRTDTAGAGGGTAGFPVDFTIQTRLDGATSYTTARTVTGEPNPNGAARTYTLTSATGRYLRLKVTRLGRPATDESAKYRLQLAEIRVA, via the coding sequence ATGCCCGGCATCACCCGCCGGTCCACCCTGCGCTCGGCCATAGCCGTGGCCCTCGCTCCCACCCTCGGCTCCCTCGTGCTGCCGGGGCTCGCGGCCACAGCGTCCGCCGCCGTCTCCTGGACCGCGAAGTGGATCTGGGCCCCGACCAGCTCCACCAACCAGTGGGTGGCCTTCCGCAGATCGTTCACCCTCGCCGCGACGCCGACGAGGGCGGTCACCCGGATCGCGGCGGACTCGAAGTACTGGCTGCGGGTCAACGGCACCCTGGTGGTCTTCGAGGGCGGGCTCAAGCGCGGCCCCAACCGCACGGACACCTACTACGACGAGATCGACCTCGCCCCGTACCTGAAGAGCGGCGGCAACACGGTGGCGCTGCTGGTCTGGTACTTCGGCAAGCAGGGCTTCTCGCACAACAGCAGCGGCAAGGGCGGGCTGCTGTTCCAGTCGGAGATCGAGGTCGGCGCGAACACCACCCGGCTGGTCAGCGACACCAGTTGGAAGCACCGGGTTCATCCTGGTTACTCGCACGACACCAGCGGTACGCAGGTCAACTTCCGGTTGCCCGAGTCCAATGTGCACTACGACGCCCGCGCCGCCGCCGTCATGTCGGGCTGGCGCTCGCCCGGCTTCGACGACGGCGCATGGACCGCGCCGACCGACTTCGGCGCCGCGGGCGCCGCGCCCTGGAACGGTCTCGTCGAGCGCCCGATCCCACAGTTCCGCTACTCCGGTCTGAGGGCGTACGCCAACGCCTCGTCGCTGCCGACCTCGGGGCGCGGGTCCACCCCGATCTCGGCCACGCTGCCGTCGAACATCCAGGTGACCCCGTTCCTGAAGGTCGACGCACCGGCCGGGGCCGTGATCGGCATCCAGACCGACCACTACGACGACGGCGCGGGACTCACCGGGATCGAGCCCGGGACGCAGTACAACATGCGCGCCACCTACGTCTGCGCCGGCGGTGTGCAGGAGTTCGAGTCGCTGGGGTGGATGAGCGGGACGGCGGTGCGGTACACGATCCCCGCCGACGTGACGATCCTGGAGCTGAAGTACCGGGAGTCGGGCTACGACACCGACTTCGCGGGGTCGTTCAGCAGCAGCGACGCCTTCCTGGACACTTTGTGGACCAAGGCGGCCCGCACGATGTACGTCAACATGCGCGACAACTACATGGACTGTCCCACGCGTGAGCGCGCCCAGTGGTGGGGGGATGTGGTCAACCAGCTCAAGGAGGGCTTCTACACCTTCGACACCCGGTCCCACGCCCTCGGCAAGAAGGCCATCGCCCAGCTCGCCGCCTGGCAGAAGTCCGGCGGTCAGCTCTACTCGCCGGTCCCCACGACGATCTGGACCGCCGAACTGCCCGTCCAGATGCTGGCGTCGGTGTGGTCCTTCTGGACGTACTACCTCTACACCGGCGACGAGAGCGCCGTCACCGTCGCCTACCCGGCGGTCAAGAAGTACCTCGACCTGTGGACCCTGGACGGCGACGGCCTGGTCAACCACCGGGCGGGCGACTGGGACTGGGAGGACTGGGGCTCCAACATCGACGCCCGCGTCCTCGACAACTGCTGGTACTACCTGGCTCTGGACACCGCCGCCAAGCTCGCCGACCTCAGCGGCAACACCGGCGACGTGGCGGGCTGGAAGTCCCGGCGCGACAGCGTCAAGGCCAACTTCGACCGCGTCCTGTGGAACGCGTCGAGGAACGAGTACCGGTCACCCGGCTACACCGGTGACACCGACGACCGTGGCAACGGACTCGCCGTCGTCGCCGGTCTGGCCCCCGCCTCCCGGTACAAGGCCGTCACCGAGGTGCTGCGCACGCACCTCAACGCCAGCCCCTACATGGAGTTCTACGTCCTCGAAGCGCTCTACCTCATGGGCGCGGCCACGGTCGCCGAGGAGCGGATGCGCAACCGCTTCGCCGCCCAGGTCACCGACCCCGCCTGCCACACGCTGTGGGAGCTGTGGGACAAGGCGGCCGGCACCGACAACCACGCCTGGAACGGCGGCCCCCTGTACGCCCTGTCCGCCTACGCCGCCGGCGTCCGCCCCACCGCACCCGGCTGGAGCACGTACGAGGTCGTCCCGCAGACCGGCACCCTCACGAAGATCGACACCGTCGTGCCCACGGGCAAGGGTGACATCCGCTTCGGGATCACCCGCGACGGCACCAGGGCGACGCTCACCCTCACGTCTCCGAGCGGCACGACCGCCCGGGTGGGTGTGCCCACGTACGGCGGCGCGCAGCCCGTCGTCAAGGCGGGCGACACCACGGTCTTCACCAACGGCTCCTCCACCGGGAGCGTCGGTGGCCTGGCCTACGACGGCAAGGACGCCTCGTACGTCTACTTCCTGCTCCAGCCGGGCGCGTGGACGTTCACGGTCACCGGAGCGGGCCGGCTCGACAACCTCGCGCTCGCCAGGCCCGTCACCAGCAACAACAGCCTGGAGAACGGTGAATGGGGCCGGAACCGGCTCACCGACGGCAAGCTCACCGGCGTCACCGGCGCCCGGGGCTACACCAGCAACGACTTCCCCTCCGCCGACGTCGGCGCCGACCCCGTCTGGGTCGAGGTCGACCTCGGCGCCGACACCGACCTCGACGCCGTACGCCTCTTCCCCCGCACCGACACCCCGGCAGCCGGCGGCGGCACGGCCGGATTCCCGGTCGACTTCACCCTCCAGACCCGGCCCGACGGATCGAGCACCTACACCACCGTCCGCGCCGTCACCGGGCAGGCCAACCCCGACGGCCGCGTCCAGACGTACGGCTTCAGGACCACGACCGCCCGGTACGTGCGGCTGCGGGCCACGCGGCTCGGCACGCCCGCCACGGACGAGTCCGCCAAGTACCGCCTCCAGCTCGCCGAACTCACCGTGCCCACCGCAGCGACCACCGTCACCGGCAACTGCACGCTGGAGAACGGCGACTGGGGCAAGACCCGGATCCTGGACGGCACCCTCACCAGCGCGACCGGCGCCAAGGGCTTCACCAGCATCGACTTCGCCTCCGCCGACGTCAGTGACACGCCCGTGTGGATCGAGGTCGACCTCGGCGCCGACCGGGCCATCGGCACCGTCACCCTCCACCCGCGCACGGACACCGCCGGTGCGGGCGGCGGCACGGCGGGCTTCCCGGTCGACTTCACGATCCAGACCCGCCTCGACGGCGCCACCTCCTACACCACCGCCCGCACCGTCACCGGCGAACCGAACCCGAACGGAGCCGCCCGGACCTACACCCTCACCTCCGCCACCGGCCGATACCTCCGGCTGAAGGTCACCAGGCTCGGCAGGCCCGCCACCGACGAGTCCGCCAAGTACCGCCTGCAGCTCGCGGAGATCCGCGTCGCCTGA
- a CDS encoding RNA polymerase sigma factor codes for MRAVADGDRRAFEELYRRYAPWLVLRLRGRCADPVLVDDVVQETFLDVWRGAARYHREGDVAGWLWRIGSRRLVDALRGDGARGRLRQVLARLRQRDEASAEEHVLSRVQHGDLAGSLAGLSPELRAVLQATVIDGLTTREAAVLLGIPPGTVKTRAMRARKQLREGLT; via the coding sequence ATGCGGGCGGTCGCGGACGGGGACCGCCGCGCCTTCGAGGAGTTGTACCGCCGGTACGCCCCCTGGCTCGTGCTACGGCTGCGCGGGCGGTGCGCCGATCCGGTGCTGGTCGACGACGTCGTCCAGGAGACGTTCCTCGACGTGTGGCGGGGAGCCGCCCGCTACCACCGGGAAGGCGACGTGGCCGGCTGGCTGTGGCGCATCGGATCGCGGCGCCTGGTGGACGCGCTGCGGGGCGACGGGGCCCGGGGCCGACTGCGTCAGGTGCTCGCCCGGCTGCGGCAGCGCGACGAGGCGTCGGCCGAGGAACACGTGCTGTCCCGGGTGCAGCACGGCGACCTGGCCGGCTCGCTGGCCGGGCTCTCGCCGGAACTGCGGGCTGTCCTCCAGGCCACGGTGATCGACGGCCTGACGACACGTGAGGCGGCGGTCCTGCTCGGCATTCCCCCGGGCACGGTCAAGACCCGGGCCATGCGCGCCCGGAAGCAACTGCGGGAGGGCCTGACATGA
- a CDS encoding GNAT family N-acetyltransferase codes for MALENPGGLMTRRATSSDWTGLAGIDSVAAAGDHARGVSIRRWCEQGVVLVAQDASGPVGYSVLEYTFFEQGFVTMLMVAPTARRQGVGTRLLKATEAWCTTPKLFTSTNVSNHPMQRLLQFAGWSPVGLLHGLDEGDPELFHLCPNIRLRGEVDHG; via the coding sequence ATGGCTCTGGAGAACCCTGGCGGGCTGATGACGCGCCGCGCTACCTCCTCGGACTGGACCGGACTGGCCGGGATCGACTCCGTCGCGGCAGCGGGCGACCACGCGCGGGGTGTGAGCATCCGACGCTGGTGCGAACAGGGCGTGGTGCTCGTTGCTCAGGATGCGTCCGGCCCCGTGGGCTACAGCGTGCTGGAGTACACGTTCTTCGAGCAGGGTTTCGTCACCATGTTGATGGTCGCGCCCACCGCCCGCCGACAAGGCGTGGGCACGCGTCTCCTTAAGGCCACTGAAGCCTGGTGCACCACACCGAAGCTGTTCACCTCGACCAATGTCTCCAACCACCCCATGCAGCGCCTGCTGCAGTTCGCCGGCTGGAGCCCGGTCGGCCTGCTCCACGGTCTGGACGAAGGCGACCCCGAACTCTTCCACCTCTGCCCGAACATCCGACTGCGCGGGGAAGTCGACCATGGTTGA
- a CDS encoding ABC transporter ATP-binding protein, producing the protein MTPPTVSAAGLTLSHRGTRAVDDVTLRLTEGVTGLLGPNGAGKTTLLRILATATPPDHGAFTVLGHDPSTVRGRQDTRRNLGYLPQNPGFHPDFTAFEFIDYLAILKELTDRRARHAEARRVLDAVGLADERGKRIRRLSGGMRQRVALAAALVGDPGFLVLDEPTVGLDPEQRMRFRELIAEAGEGRTVLLSTHQTEDVAMLCHRVVVMDKGRVRFDGTAAGLTAVADGRVWHSGERQPGARAGWRTGTGEFRNVGDPPAGARLVEPTLEDGYLLALGGDPVAEVAA; encoded by the coding sequence ATGACACCACCCACGGTCTCGGCCGCCGGGCTGACCCTGAGCCATCGCGGTACGAGAGCGGTGGACGACGTCACGCTGCGACTCACCGAGGGCGTGACGGGACTGCTCGGACCGAACGGCGCGGGCAAGACGACGCTGCTGCGGATCCTGGCGACGGCGACACCCCCGGACCACGGCGCCTTCACCGTCCTCGGGCACGATCCGAGCACCGTCCGCGGCCGGCAGGACACGCGGAGGAACCTGGGCTATCTCCCGCAGAACCCGGGCTTCCACCCCGACTTCACCGCCTTCGAGTTCATCGACTACTTGGCGATCCTCAAGGAACTGACCGACCGGCGCGCCCGGCACGCCGAGGCCCGTCGGGTCCTCGACGCGGTCGGTCTCGCGGACGAGCGCGGCAAGCGGATACGGCGGCTCTCCGGCGGCATGCGACAGCGCGTCGCCCTCGCGGCGGCCCTGGTCGGCGACCCCGGCTTCCTGGTCCTGGACGAACCCACGGTCGGGCTGGACCCCGAACAGCGCATGCGGTTCCGGGAGTTGATCGCCGAAGCCGGCGAGGGCCGGACGGTACTGCTGTCGACGCACCAGACCGAGGACGTGGCGATGCTCTGCCACCGGGTGGTGGTGATGGACAAGGGACGCGTCCGGTTCGACGGCACGGCCGCCGGCCTGACGGCGGTGGCGGACGGCCGGGTGTGGCACAGCGGGGAACGGCAGCCCGGCGCCCGAGCCGGATGGCGCACCGGGACGGGCGAGTTCCGCAACGTCGGCGACCCGCCCGCGGGCGCCCGGCTGGTCGAACCGACGCTGGAGGACGGCTATCTGCTCGCTCTCGGCGGCGACCCGGTGGCGGAGGTGGCGGCATGA
- a CDS encoding zf-HC2 domain-containing protein, translated as MSWHADDGDLREYAHGALAAPRLWSVETHLAACADCRAALAAHVPTAETDAGWARLDAALDAPRPGPVESLLIRLGVADHTARLLAATPVLRRSWLGAVVLTLLLAVGVGVAASPLMLLTTAPLLPLAGVAVSFGPRLDPTYEMAVVAPTHTFRLLMVRTVAVLATTTALSALASLALPSFGLAALGWLLPALALTSTGVALTARLGPVLAPVLVGTGWTALVVLSRLLESGTPLPFTAKGQGAAAAVAVLASVLLVAARDRFDSGRALGRSL; from the coding sequence ATGAGCTGGCACGCCGACGACGGGGACCTGCGCGAGTACGCCCACGGAGCCCTGGCGGCCCCCCGACTGTGGTCCGTCGAGACCCATCTCGCCGCCTGCGCCGACTGCCGGGCCGCGCTCGCGGCCCATGTCCCGACCGCCGAGACCGACGCGGGCTGGGCCCGGCTGGACGCCGCCCTGGACGCACCGAGGCCCGGACCCGTCGAGTCGCTCCTGATCCGGCTGGGGGTGGCCGACCACACCGCGCGGCTGCTCGCCGCGACCCCGGTGCTGCGCCGCTCCTGGCTCGGCGCCGTGGTGCTCACACTGCTGCTCGCGGTCGGTGTGGGCGTGGCCGCGTCACCGCTGATGCTCCTGACCACCGCCCCGCTGCTGCCGCTGGCGGGGGTGGCGGTCTCCTTCGGGCCGCGGCTCGACCCGACGTACGAGATGGCCGTGGTCGCGCCGACGCACACCTTCCGGCTGCTGATGGTGCGGACGGTCGCGGTGCTGGCGACGACGACGGCGCTGAGCGCGCTGGCGAGTCTGGCCCTGCCGTCGTTCGGCCTGGCGGCGCTCGGCTGGCTGCTGCCGGCGCTCGCGCTGACGTCGACGGGCGTGGCGTTGACGGCCCGGCTGGGGCCCGTCCTCGCTCCCGTCCTCGTCGGCACCGGCTGGACCGCCCTGGTGGTGCTGAGCCGCCTGCTGGAGTCCGGGACGCCGCTGCCCTTCACCGCGAAGGGTCAGGGCGCGGCGGCGGCCGTCGCGGTGCTGGCGTCGGTGCTGCTGGTGGCGGCCCGGGACCGCTTCGACAGCGGCCGCGCCCTCGGCCGGTCCCTCTGA
- a CDS encoding GNAT family N-acetyltransferase, with protein MPATKRTGVAASVSVRPLVETDLDRADAIFRVAFGTFLGAPEPETFFGTADYVRTRWAANPRAAFAATVEGEVVGTNFAADWGSVGFFGPLTVRPDLWDQGIGRRLMEPVMACFDTWENRHLGLFTFSHSPKHLELYRRYGFWPRFLTAIMKKQVAVSAAVPGRVLYGELTAAERPDALSLGRALTGAVYEGLSLEREITATQAHGLGDTILLQGADSDLDGLAVCHCGAGSEAGEDVCFVKFGAVRPGPGAAQRFGRLLDACEQLAAEKGLGQLDAGMNLAREDAYRCMVDRGFRTWLQGVTMHRPNEPGYSRPDSYVIDDWR; from the coding sequence ATGCCCGCAACGAAGCGAACGGGTGTCGCCGCCTCGGTGTCGGTCCGCCCGCTGGTCGAGACGGACCTGGATCGGGCCGACGCGATCTTCAGGGTCGCTTTCGGGACCTTCCTCGGGGCCCCTGAGCCGGAGACGTTCTTCGGCACCGCCGACTACGTCCGCACCCGCTGGGCGGCGAATCCGCGCGCGGCCTTCGCGGCGACCGTCGAGGGCGAGGTCGTCGGAACGAACTTCGCCGCCGACTGGGGCAGCGTGGGGTTCTTCGGCCCGCTGACGGTACGCCCGGATCTGTGGGACCAGGGCATCGGCAGGCGCCTCATGGAGCCGGTCATGGCCTGCTTCGACACCTGGGAGAACCGCCACCTCGGCCTGTTCACCTTCTCGCACAGTCCCAAGCACCTCGAGCTCTACCGCCGGTACGGATTCTGGCCCCGGTTCCTGACCGCCATCATGAAGAAGCAGGTCGCCGTCAGCGCGGCGGTCCCCGGCCGGGTGCTGTACGGCGAGCTGACCGCCGCTGAGCGGCCCGACGCGCTGAGCCTCGGTCGCGCGCTGACGGGGGCCGTGTACGAGGGCCTGAGCCTGGAGCGCGAGATCACGGCCACGCAGGCGCACGGGCTCGGCGACACCATCCTCCTCCAGGGCGCCGACAGCGACCTCGACGGTCTGGCCGTCTGCCACTGCGGAGCGGGGTCGGAGGCCGGTGAGGACGTGTGCTTCGTCAAATTCGGCGCGGTGCGTCCGGGCCCGGGCGCAGCACAGCGCTTCGGACGACTGCTGGACGCGTGCGAGCAGTTGGCCGCCGAGAAGGGACTGGGACAACTGGACGCCGGCATGAACCTGGCCCGCGAGGACGCCTACCGGTGCATGGTCGACCGCGGCTTCCGTACGTGGCTGCAGGGCGTGACGATGCACAGGCCCAACGAACCCGGCTACAGCCGCCCGGACTCCTACGTGATCGACGACTGGCGCTGA
- a CDS encoding TetR/AcrR family transcriptional regulator encodes MSSRVPQERSRRRPTRSGVVLSEELIVETALRLIGEHGPEALSVRRLGTALGCDPSALYRYFHGTDDLVLAIADRIIGDAMAGFVPGDDWVAALREMALRVRDGYLAHPRAAAFASYRVTRRPNEIRAVDTGIGLLLTAGFAPADATRLYLTYIDTVLSHAAMEAAFQALPRGQREADERAWTEAYQGLDPTSYPALTAVRQNLRMMGESSFEDAVDLLLEALAARAPRG; translated from the coding sequence ATGTCCAGCCGTGTCCCGCAGGAACGCAGCCGCCGCCGCCCCACCCGCTCGGGCGTGGTCCTCTCGGAGGAGCTGATCGTGGAGACCGCGCTGCGGCTGATCGGCGAGCACGGCCCGGAGGCGCTCAGCGTGCGCCGGCTCGGGACCGCCCTGGGCTGCGACCCCAGTGCCCTCTACCGCTACTTCCACGGCACGGACGACCTGGTGCTCGCCATCGCCGACCGCATCATCGGCGACGCGATGGCGGGCTTCGTCCCCGGGGACGACTGGGTGGCCGCCCTGCGCGAGATGGCCCTGCGGGTCCGGGACGGCTACCTCGCCCACCCTCGCGCGGCGGCCTTCGCCTCGTACCGGGTGACCCGGCGCCCCAACGAGATCCGCGCCGTCGACACCGGCATCGGACTGCTGCTCACGGCGGGCTTCGCACCGGCCGACGCGACCCGCCTGTACCTGACGTACATCGACACCGTGCTCAGCCACGCGGCCATGGAGGCGGCGTTCCAGGCACTCCCACGCGGACAGCGCGAGGCCGACGAGCGGGCATGGACCGAGGCCTACCAGGGCCTGGACCCGACGTCGTACCCCGCCCTGACCGCCGTCCGCCAGAACCTGCGCATGATGGGCGAGAGTTCCTTCGAGGACGCGGTCGACCTGCTGCTGGAGGCACTGGCGGCACGGGCGCCGAGGGGGTGA
- a CDS encoding DUF5959 family protein codes for MVDAAPRELICLADDEGNSVTVSILGRDTRWTAGLDAEIVVRTPFVSGRIALVLSASKLESWAAALNRLEAGEDVAWMEWSRGPSVSIQLMGERDCPEVVVEDESGSMVTVRVPVVPPDDWIADHRRRLHQVMSHWVPMLSA; via the coding sequence ATGGTTGACGCCGCTCCGAGGGAGCTCATCTGTCTCGCCGATGACGAGGGGAACAGCGTCACCGTCAGCATTTTGGGGCGCGACACCAGATGGACGGCCGGGCTCGACGCCGAGATCGTCGTCAGGACCCCCTTCGTGTCGGGCCGCATCGCCTTGGTGCTGTCGGCCTCGAAGTTGGAGAGCTGGGCCGCCGCGCTGAACCGGCTCGAGGCCGGCGAGGACGTCGCCTGGATGGAGTGGAGCAGAGGGCCCTCCGTCTCCATCCAGCTCATGGGAGAGCGTGACTGCCCGGAGGTGGTCGTGGAGGACGAGTCGGGATCCATGGTCACCGTGCGCGTGCCAGTCGTCCCGCCGGACGACTGGATCGCCGACCACCGGCGACGCCTGCATCAGGTGATGAGTCACTGGGTCCCGATGCTGTCGGCGTAG
- a CDS encoding LacI family DNA-binding transcriptional regulator: MTTEVGTPVQSSGGSKRVTIGDVARSAGVSTSAVSKVLNNSYGVSPAMRERVRTAMAELDYRPHAAARGMRGRTYTIGVLLASIRNAFYADLLDGVNAVLRDTEYALFLGSSGSSEKSEKEEQTRLIHAMVDRRMDGLILIAPAVRRAEVVRIAAEVPTVVIGHHDPSPAYDCVVNQDGTGVDLVIDHLVELGHRDIAHLSHPTVRGTQWEQRPEHHVRAAYQAAMARHGLADLARIVHSGYSDEGGYRGARELLTSARPPTAIFAGADVAATGVYRAAAELGLRIPEDLSLAGYNNTSVAALAPVSLTSVDQAGALMGETAARLLLERLDGRRDRAVVTASTPHLVARGSTGAARGGPLRLPRP, encoded by the coding sequence GTGACGACGGAGGTGGGGACCCCAGTGCAATCAAGCGGCGGCTCGAAGCGAGTCACGATCGGCGACGTCGCGCGCAGCGCCGGCGTGTCCACCTCGGCCGTGTCGAAAGTGCTCAACAACTCCTACGGGGTGAGCCCGGCGATGCGTGAGCGGGTGCGGACGGCGATGGCCGAGCTGGACTACCGCCCGCACGCCGCCGCGCGGGGGATGCGGGGTCGTACGTACACGATCGGCGTGCTCCTCGCGAGCATCCGCAACGCGTTCTACGCCGATCTCCTGGACGGCGTGAACGCGGTGCTGCGGGACACCGAGTACGCGCTGTTCCTCGGCTCCAGCGGCTCGTCGGAGAAGTCCGAGAAGGAGGAGCAGACCCGGCTGATCCACGCGATGGTGGACCGGCGCATGGACGGCCTGATCCTGATCGCGCCCGCCGTCCGGCGCGCGGAGGTGGTGCGCATCGCGGCCGAGGTGCCGACGGTGGTGATCGGCCACCACGACCCGTCGCCGGCGTACGACTGCGTGGTCAACCAGGACGGCACGGGCGTCGACCTGGTCATCGACCACCTCGTCGAACTCGGCCACCGGGACATCGCCCACCTGTCGCATCCGACGGTGCGCGGCACCCAGTGGGAGCAGCGGCCCGAGCACCACGTCCGCGCCGCCTACCAGGCGGCGATGGCCCGGCACGGACTGGCGGACCTGGCCCGGATCGTGCACTCCGGCTACTCGGACGAGGGCGGCTACCGGGGTGCGCGGGAACTGCTCACCTCCGCGCGGCCGCCCACCGCGATCTTCGCCGGCGCGGACGTCGCCGCGACCGGCGTCTACCGGGCCGCCGCTGAGCTGGGGCTGCGCATCCCCGAGGACCTGTCGCTCGCCGGGTACAACAACACGTCGGTCGCCGCGCTGGCGCCGGTGAGCCTCACCAGCGTCGATCAGGCGGGCGCGCTGATGGGCGAGACGGCGGCCCGGCTGCTGCTGGAACGCCTCGACGGACGACGCGACCGCGCGGTCGTGACGGCGTCGACGCCGCATCTGGTCGCGCGGGGCAGCACGGGTGCGGCGCGGGGTGGGCCGCTGCGGCTGCCGAGGCCGTAG
- a CDS encoding ABC transporter permease: MTAATGSRTAEPQPKPRPEPHPVRVRSERRAMLALARAEARRLLLHPLVLIALVVYLALVLWPGGEPEDDYPVLQDIDRETQVGQLLLGLAVMVAVNLAVLRSHRRGTDASFTVLVLPPWRRTVAHVLSALPTVLVGALIVAGQFTAEALKPGAVGRGSVAELLTGPLLILLPATLGVLLARVARSAFVAPLAVIAFVAVSMVFVADSRSPAWLRGMTPVLFDEGARPLPSDLLGRPAAAHALYLLALAVLVAAGAVLLSGGRTRAVRATALGALGVVVAAVVLQSTAPSDAVRQAREVATRDPAKLQDCERRGTTTYCAFPEFTPWTDEWARVTDRVRTLAGEPDASRALTVRQKVAALDGPSGTAEPPPAAPGELTATTAWGGERELEFAASVARGLVVGHERYEGVYCDARGVLMVWLAVRATRDGEAMFDKSGDAYNSPGVIQAPATAVALRSRELAVVQALLARPGGEVERKVKASWAELSAAGTTTDRAAALLGVTAPAETADDREYQCA; encoded by the coding sequence ATGACGGCCGCGACCGGGAGCCGTACGGCCGAGCCGCAGCCGAAGCCGCGACCGGAGCCGCATCCGGTACGGGTTCGGAGCGAGCGGAGGGCCATGCTCGCGCTCGCCCGGGCGGAAGCGCGGCGTCTGCTGCTTCACCCCCTCGTGCTGATCGCCCTGGTGGTGTACCTGGCACTCGTGCTGTGGCCCGGCGGTGAGCCGGAGGACGACTATCCGGTCCTCCAGGACATCGACCGCGAGACCCAGGTGGGACAACTGCTGCTGGGCCTGGCGGTGATGGTCGCCGTGAACCTGGCGGTGCTCCGTTCCCACCGGCGGGGCACGGACGCGTCCTTCACCGTGCTGGTCCTGCCGCCGTGGCGGCGCACGGTCGCGCATGTGCTCTCCGCGCTGCCGACGGTCCTGGTGGGGGCGCTGATCGTGGCCGGACAGTTCACCGCCGAGGCGCTGAAGCCCGGGGCGGTCGGCCGCGGTTCGGTGGCGGAACTGCTGACCGGTCCGCTGCTGATCCTCCTGCCCGCCACCCTCGGAGTGTTGCTCGCCCGGGTCGCGCGGTCGGCGTTCGTCGCACCGCTGGCCGTGATCGCCTTCGTGGCGGTGTCCATGGTCTTCGTCGCCGACTCGCGCAGTCCGGCCTGGCTGCGGGGCATGACCCCCGTGCTGTTCGACGAGGGGGCCAGGCCGCTGCCGTCCGACCTGCTGGGCAGGCCCGCGGCGGCGCACGCGCTGTACCTGCTGGCGCTCGCGGTGCTGGTGGCGGCCGGCGCGGTGCTGCTGAGCGGCGGCCGGACGCGCGCGGTACGGGCGACCGCCCTGGGCGCGCTCGGCGTCGTCGTGGCGGCCGTCGTCCTCCAGAGCACGGCGCCCTCGGACGCGGTGCGCCAGGCCCGGGAGGTGGCGACACGCGACCCGGCGAAACTGCAGGACTGCGAGCGGCGGGGGACCACGACGTACTGCGCCTTCCCCGAGTTCACTCCCTGGACCGACGAGTGGGCCAGGGTCACGGACCGGGTGCGGACGCTGGCCGGTGAACCGGACGCGTCCCGGGCGCTGACCGTACGGCAGAAGGTCGCGGCCCTCGACGGTCCGTCGGGCACCGCGGAGCCGCCGCCCGCCGCGCCCGGTGAGCTGACCGCGACCACGGCGTGGGGCGGTGAACGGGAACTGGAGTTCGCGGCGAGTGTCGCCCGGGGCCTCGTCGTCGGGCACGAGCGCTACGAGGGGGTCTACTGCGATGCGCGGGGCGTGCTGATGGTGTGGCTCGCGGTCCGCGCCACCCGGGACGGCGAGGCCATGTTCGACAAGTCCGGCGACGCCTACAACAGCCCCGGCGTGATCCAGGCCCCGGCCACCGCCGTGGCCCTGCGGAGCCGTGAACTCGCCGTCGTCCAGGCGCTGTTGGCTCGGCCCGGGGGAGAGGTGGAGCGCAAGGTGAAGGCGTCCTGGGCGGAGCTGTCCGCCGCCGGTACGACCACCGACCGCGCGGCGGCCCTGCTGGGTGTCACCGCTCCGGCCGAGACCGCCGACGACCGGGAGTACCAGTGCGCGTGA